Proteins encoded together in one Schistocerca americana isolate TAMUIC-IGC-003095 chromosome 8, iqSchAmer2.1, whole genome shotgun sequence window:
- the LOC124545127 gene encoding cuticle protein 9.5-like has translation MNSLAVIALALVAAAAATSVPASTSLVRDAAVVSPYVGSYVAPVVPSTVVASGVVPAAGVKTVDGKTVPYPYTYQSVYPAGVYPAGVYPAGIYGAGIYGAGYPAIVPHVY, from the exons ATGAACTCT TTGGCCGTGATCGCCCTGgccctggtcgccgccgccgccgccaccagcgTGCCCGCCAGCACCAGCCTGGTGCGCGACGCCGCCGTCGTGTCGCCCTACGTCGGCTCCTACGTGGCGCCGGTGGTGCCGTCCACAGTGGTCGCCAGCGGCGTCGTGCCCGCCGCCGGCGTCAAGACCGTCGACGGGAAGACCGTGCCCTACCCCTACACCTACCAGAGCGTCTACCCCGCCGGAGTCTACCCAGCCGGAGTCTACCCCGCCGGCATCTACGGCGCTGGCATCTACGGCGCCGGCTACCCCGCCATCGTCCCCCACGTCTACTAG